In the genome of Spea bombifrons isolate aSpeBom1 chromosome 11, aSpeBom1.2.pri, whole genome shotgun sequence, one region contains:
- the LOC128468930 gene encoding histone H2A type 2-B-like, whose product MSGRGKQGGKVRAKAKTRSSRAGLQFPVGRVHRLLRKGNYAERVGAGAPVYLAAVLEYLTAEILELAGNAARDNKKTRIIPRHLQLAVRNDEELNKLLGGVTIAQGGVLPNIQAVLLPKKTESHKPAKSK is encoded by the coding sequence ATGTCTGGCAGAGGTAAACAAGGCGGAAAGGTTCGTGCTAAGGCGAAGACACGTTCTTCCCGTGCCGGTTTGCAGTTTCCTGTTGGCCGTGTGCATAGGCTTCTTCGCAAGGGTAATTATGCCGAGAGAGTAGGAGCCGGCGCACCCGTGTATCTGGCAGCGGTGTTGGAGTATCTGACTGCTGAGATATTGGAGTTGGCTGGTAACGCTGCACGCGATAACAAAAAGACCCGTATCATTCCTCGCCACCTGCAACTTGCCGTTCGTAACGACGAGGAGCTCAATAAGTTGCTCGGAGGGGtcaccattgctcagggaggtgtTCTACCCAACATCCAGGCGGTCCTCTTGCCCAAGAAGACAGAGAGCCACAAGCCTGCCAAGAGCAAGTGA
- the LOC128469034 gene encoding histone H4, with amino-acid sequence MSGRGKGGKGLGKGGAKRHRKVLRDNIQGITKPAIRRLARRGGVKRISGLIYEETRGVLKVFLENVIRDAVTYTEHAKRKTVTAMDVVYALKRQGRTLYGFGG; translated from the coding sequence ATGTCTGGCCGTGGCAAAGGAGGTAAGGGACTCGGGAAAGGTGGCGCGAAGAGGCACAGGAAGGTGCTTCGGGATAACATCCAGGGAATCACCAAACCTGCTATCCGCCGTTTGGCTCGCAGAGGAGGTGTAAAGCGTATCTCTGGGTTGATCTATGAGGAGACCCGTGGTGTGCTCAAAGTGTTTTTGGAGAATGTGATTCGTGACGCAGTCACTTATACGGAGCATGCCAAGAGGAAAACCGTTACCGCTATGGACGTGGTGTATGCCTTGAAACGCCAAGGCCGTACTCTGTACGGTTTCGGAGGTTAA